In the Arachis ipaensis cultivar K30076 chromosome B04, Araip1.1, whole genome shotgun sequence genome, tccgtgggatcgacccttactcatgtaaggtttattacttggacgacccagtgcacttgctggtcagctgtgcaaagttgtgacaaagaattaagattatgaacgtgcgtacaaagctttcagcgccgttaccaaggaatggaactgtcacgatttctgcgcaccaggtaCCGAGGAGCATTCAGTGCCCACTTGCACTTATCGGACCTCTTATTTCAAGATGTTCCAAAAGGTCCTCCAGTTCATAATCAGGAGAATCAACAACAATAACCAGCGGCACTGGCACTGGCACCGCCACCGCCACCAACACAATAGGAGGTTGAGTATGTTACACCATATGTTCCTCACATGCATCCGTCGGATTATTTTTCACCATCAATCCCGTTACATCAACAGTATTAGAGTGGTCCATAGTTTGAGGCAGGGGAGCAAGCTTCattcagccagctgcttggtttCATGGCTCTGGGGCCAGGTCACTCACATTCAGGTAACCATGAGGACATTCCTACTGACCATCTGGCACATCCGAGTGGTATTACTCCAGTTATGAGGTCTTTAGATTTGAGACTTCAGGTTTGCACTTCAATGAGTGCTGATGCCACGAGAGAGATTATACAGAGTAAAAACCCTAGGCATATTCCAATGAGTCTAATTCAAGAGAGTAACAAGGCAGTTGATGATGAGACTAATGACTACCTAGTAGATCTTCCGGATAGTGATGGTGATGATGAAAACGACAATGAGGATGAGGAGGACGATGATGATGTCGATGATGAGTTGACCTGTCAAGATGATGAAGACTACCATGATGATCCAGCGCCTAGTGCAGGTAAAGTGAACTATTAGATTCATTACATTGAATATGTTAGATTTTATTGGGCTAGAGCACTATCTTGTATTTTCAACAAGAATTTAGTTTGTGTTGTATATTAATAATGAATTTCTCTTTGGTCAGTTGCACTCTGTATGTGTTGTACATTGATAATGAATTTTTATTTGATAATGAATTTCTATTTGATTAGTTGCACTCTGCATGTGTTGTATATTGATAATGAATTTCTATTTGATAATGAATTTCTATTTGATTAGTTGTGTATGTGTTATATTTTGATAGGTACGGTCACAAGTGAAAAAGGGAAAAGCTACAACTTTAGAGCTGATCCTCCACGTCTGAGTGCTAATCGGTTTACCCCACCCGCTTTTAACAGGGTTGCAAAGAAGTGCAAAATCTTTTGCAAAGATGTGAAGTGGGCGATGAGAAAATAATGTGTTTGACTTTATGTATCAATTGTTAATTAGGTTGTTGGTAGTATTTTGGTTTGACTTTATGGATCAACTATGTTAATTAAGTTGTTGTGACCTATTTTGGTTTGAATGTACGGATCGACTATGTTAATTAAGTTCTTAACTATCATGTGTGTCAAAGAATTATTAATTGAATAAGAACTTGTTGGATACAATATATCGAAATGCCAATGTCATACAGTAATATAAACTCAAAGGAAATGCAACAATAGTAACTCCTACTCTCCAGCTGGACCCGCACTTGGACCACCACTTTGACGACATCTACTATGGTTGTGGCCCTCGGCACCGCATTGCTTGCATCGCCTAGGACCACGCAACATACAagtgtccatctcattcaagaagtAGGTCATCTTAGGCCAACCTTTGGCTACCCGTCTAAGAAACAGATTGCCAACGAAACGAGGTCCATGATAAGCAGGCCAAGTTGTAGGATTTTCCAATAGTCTAAACCTAGCCCTGTATACTCTTCGAACTTGGTCCGTCTTGGATACGTCATGAACGTACACTTACCAATCCAACCGCTGGTTTGCACAACAAGCAAATACGTGTCGACACAAAATTCGGTTAACCTGGAATTCATCACAGTTGCACCATTGTCGGCGTAGGTCAACTGCATACGCAACCCCACTAAGCATCTCACGTACTTCAAAGACTTCATTTTCTCTGTCAAAGCAGCTAACCTGTATGTTTTCCAATGCTCGTTGATTTGCATGCAACTTGGAGGTCACACCAGCTCAGAGAACACATGCCCAGCATTAATTCGAGCCTCAGCCTCGGCTCTTTTCCTAGTGAACAACTCATTCAGTCTGTAAAATGTAGCCTTAACAAGCGCAGTGACTGGGAAATTGCGTTCCCCCTTTAAGACGGAGTTGATGCACTCCACAAGATTGGTGGTCATATGACCCCATCGGTATCTACCATCAAATGCCAAAGCATACTGCTCATGTGGGATCCGGTCAAGCCAGTACGTGTAAGCCTCACCCTGTTTGCGTAATCGTTGATAGCACATCTGGTACTCCTGAATCATTCTCGAATATCATATGATAAAAAACATTCAACTATGAACAATATTCTATTCAATCGTAATTACAATAACAGCAGAGTTCCTTTTATTTAAACTTACCAATATTGACGATAAGCTTCTGCAGGTAAGGTGTCTTGAACTTCCTCTAGAAGTTTGACTTAATATGACGGATACAAAACATATGGAAAGCTCTAGGAGGAGACCAAGCCCCATTACTACGAGCAATAGCTGACCTGATAGAATCGTGTCGATCAAAGATAAGTCCTACACCATCACATGTCACTACATGTTGACGCAAGTTACTTAGAAAAAAGTACCATACGTCAGAAGTCTCTCCCTCTACTATGGCAAATGCAATAGGCACGATATTGATATTGCCATTTTGTGAGACTGCAACCAACAAACAACCCTTGTATTTTTCATACAAGTGAGTCACGTTCACCTGCACTACTGGCTTGTAGTGTCTGAAGGCCCTAATACaagggtaataactccagaagactcGATGTAGTACACAAATATCACGAACCAAATCATCCCCCTGGTATGTAGGCATTGTTTCAAAGTGAACCACTACTGAAGGCTCCttgtgacacatggcctcaaaccatataggCAAAGCTTCGTACGATGCTTCCCAACCTCTGAAAATTGACTCCATCGCCTTCTGCTTTGCTAACCATGCTTTGCGATAACTGACGGTGTAGTTAAACTTCGACTGTACTTCTGCAATGACTGATTTCACCTTTATAGATGAGTCAACCTCTACGAACGGCTTAATTGCTTCTGCAACTATCTTGGAATCCAGTTTCGAATGGTCTTGAGAAATAATAGATCGGGTACAAGTGTGACTACCATTGTACCTTTGCATCTCCCAGCAATACTTCTTCTGCATTTTGGTAACTCTGATCAGCCAATCACAACCTGTGCCATATTGTGTACATTTAGCATAGAATGTCGTCGGTTTTGACTCATACACCTGATAGTCTACACCTCTACggatggtataatctttcatTGCCTTGGTTACTGCCTTCCTCGAATTGAATTCTATTCCCACCGTGAATTCACCATCTACCACAACAGGAAGCTCTGCTACAATCACACCGCATGATatatattttcataaataatCATTAAATATATATCTTAACAATTAAAATCTCTCTATACATTATAACTAATAAATCATTTATTATGTATACAGTAATAAATCATTTATTATATAATGTATAaagtaataaattatttattatttaaacaatTGAAAAATACACTTTAATAGATATaattataatagtctatattttagCTATTTTATCTACATAAAGACCTAGTAAATATAATCCATAAAAAAGAACTATTAACTAGTAAAGTAATCAAATGCTACGATCACAAATTATAATCCACAGATCACATATATTACTCATCTGACCTTATTGATCTACTACTACAAAATATCACACATCTATCTTTCTTTACATACCTACATTCATATATTGGAAAAACTTCGGTGTATGCATAGCCTCCAAATCCAACGACTGCATGAAAGAATGCTCTTGAAACAGATGCGGGTTCGCTAGTGCATTTGTAACTTCCGCCACATCTCCGTTCATAGTGCCGTCAGCTTCTTCTTCGTCTTCACTTGGACCAACGATCTCATAGTTACTTTCTCTTTCTGCAAGAAATCAGATGGTCCGATTTCTTTCCCCCTAAATTCCAAAAAATAACGTTGTCTCAGTGTATATCACCCCAAAACTCCAAAATCCAGCATAACTCACATGTGTgaatcatataaaaaaattagccCAATATTCGTGCATGGTTCTACATATGTGGATTTGTACATGTAGAGACTTGCAAAATGCAGGTTACGTTTtgcatgaaaaaaaataaaaaaatagctaCAGAACGCAAGCTGAGATTGGttaattactaatatttttattaatgttattgttAATACTAATTATAGTTATCaagtaatattaataataattatttttctttttgtaggcgaTCAAGAATGTGTTGTCCAAAAAATTTGATCTGCCAGAGACCTTTAACGAGACAGCTGCAGCGGTACTAGCATTTATTGGGTTTCACCACGTTTCGCAAGTAGACAAATTGAGAGGTCATTCTGCACTCCTGAGTGCCTTGATGAAATGATGGAGGCTTGAAACCCACACGTTTCACCTTTTAGATGGCGAAGTGACTATGACACTGAAAGACGTCACACATACTTGGCCTCCCAGTTAATGGGGAGCCTGTCACGGGTATAACGGACAAAACTCACCAATTTTTTGTGTAGAAGTATTTGCTTGTTTTGGTCAGCAGCCCGGTCCGGATGATCATGTCTTGGGTAAGGTAAATCTTGCATGGGTCCAGCGGTGTAGAGATACTGAATTGTGTGACACGCAAGAGTCCATCAAACGGTACGTTTGGGCTCACATTTTCTGCGTGTTCAGAACGGTTGTGTTTCCAGATTAGTTTACCACTTCTTTGAATTCTAAGTTTTTGCCTCTAATTCGAGATTTCCACCGGATTCTACTATATAGTTGGGGACAATCAGTTTGGCACATCTGTACAGATCATtgttagtttgaaaagaaaaaaatgagaaaataaaaagaatatatatatatattaaaaagaaaaaaatagaaaaaaaaagaaataaaaagaggacaaaatgcctcaaagtgaagctcaataataatatcaatgcatatgtgtgatgatcaagaaaagaatgcatgagtgtgtgagaaagtaaagaatgggtagttaggtttgtttagaattgtataggttgttatataggttaggtgggaaacttaagttaatcaaagattcaaatttcaagtccacttgaccatatgcatccttaccttgaccctaaccccattacaacctatgaaaaagaCCTCATGGTATTTGTATGTATGcataaaataattgttgattgttagctgaaaaataaatcttggaaagcatgattaggagagaattgagtggatcaacccccatacacttgagcgattagagcggatacacatccggtgagggttcgatttcTCAATTATATGTTTTCACCTagaatcatcacttttcttgcaagtttgtaaaatctttaataactcaattcaattgtggtttggcttggttgttaatacctttagcccttatgcttatattggttttcttgggaattgatttattttgaccaagcaattgcattcatttagacagttgcatgtaggtagattgaatttagttagtttacatttcaataaatgatgataccctttgtctctttcttggtttagcatgaggacatgctatggtttaagtgtggggagatttgatgcaccactatttcgtggtgtattttatgttgaatttagtggattttatcacccttttcccatatttattcactaaaatagcatggtttcatgatttttttctaatttgtgcttaagtgtaaaaatatactttttaggcctttaattggttaattttaattcacctttgattccactagatactttgatatgtttgttagtgatttcaggttgaaaaggctaggaatggatcaaaggagtgaagagaaaagcatgcaaagtggagaagtcatggaaaatcaaggattgggagAGGAttcagcaacgcgtacgcgtggatagcaaaAATGCCAAatgacgcatacacgtgacccacgcttacgcgtcgctgctcgcacgtgacttcattaaagtaaaaatgctgggggcgGTTTCTGGGctctccaggcccaaatccaactcatttttctgagactattacatgcagaattcaaAAGGAGTCAAAGGGGGGGGGGAAGCACATAGTTTAGTTTTACATCatactttagttagtttctagagagagaagctctctcttctctctagaattaggatagatgtagattaggatttcttagatctaggtttaattcatgctttgatttactttttccctttaatttcttgttcctctacctttgctttcctagtttAGTGTTTGAATTCTTGTAATTGTTTACCttattgttgatgcactcttgtttcttctattttcctttaatgtaaTTCATGTTTGGtttcctttattgtttaattgctttgttgattgttatttccttgctttgagtagttgttagatttatatttcttgcaatcttatttcactttccttttatgccttccaagtatttgataaaatgcttggaaggatgttagagtagatttttgtgttcttggcttgggatggtaacataggtgaaattgagttgttaatgtccaagtcttgataattggtgtccattgactctagcttccactaagtaaattagtgaggtggctagaacttatggattaggattggtgtagctcatttgactttccttcacttgttagaggatgacttaatgagattgatccttgcaattatcatgttttggttagtgacaaggatatagatccttgaccatcattccttgccaagaccttttttcatttgagttcatttactttcttgcaatttatctttcatgttccttattcaaaaccccaaaatacttgtcctataaccaatagcaagaacacttccctgcaattcttttgagagacgacccgaggtttgaatacttcggtttatattttattggggtttgtacttgtgacaaacaaatttttgcatgagaggattatttgttggtttagaacctatacttgcaacgagatttcatttgtgaaattctataccatcaaaaaaatccattcatcacacGACACTGGCGGTGGCAGCATGCCAGATGTGGGTGCTTCTGAAGGTTGTGGTGGTCAGGATGCCAGTATGTCTTAGGGTCATCTGTATAATTTACAGACACAGACTACACTCTCGGATAAATACACCCCATCTTAGTATTCGAAGAAGACACCGAGGAAGTAGCCTATTAAAGTTTATCTTATACTGTTTGAGTTTAGCTTTGTATTCGGTGTTGTATCTGATATTGTATATTTAGATGTTTCTATTTGTTCTCATATTTATTATTGTAAGTAAGGTTTATGCTTTTGGTTAACACATACATAAATAAATTGCGCAAATACATAAAAAGTTTACAGGCTAGTTTAAAATAGGTAATGAAGTTGCATGAAAAGTTACATAAAAAGTTACAAAGGTCACGAGGTTACACAAAAAGTTATGTAAAAAGTCACATAGGTCACAAAGttacataaaaaattatatattagctTAAAATTCGTAAACACGTAAAATGCTTAACCACTATTAACCCCCGGCAGAGCTTGGACCTACGCGTTGAGGACATCGCTGCAGCTATATCCCTCCCATCCACATATAGTATACCGACGAGGACCACGCATATCCCATAAATCCATCTCATTCAAGCAGCAAGTTGACTTCGATCTTCCTTTTGTCACGCACCTCAGTGTCCAATTGGCGATCACCTTCGCTCTTTCATATCTAGCCCACGTAGATGGGTCACCTATCAAAGCAAACTCGCCTATGTAGACATTACAAATTTCAGGCATCTTGTACACATCTGTACATATACTGGCCAATCAATACTCTAGTTAGCGCAACATGCAAGAACGTGACAACTTGGGAGTCGCTCGACCTGGAAATGGCCATAATTGCATTGTTGTTGCACAAGGCTAACAGTGTAAATGAAATCATCTTGCATTTTGTAAACCTCAAACATCTCATTGTGCCTGTCGAACCGATTGACGACAATGTTTCCTGCACGTCGAAAACTTTCTTCAACTCTTTTGATGGCAAATTCTGAATACGTGAATCCATTACAGACATGCTCATGAGCCTTGACATTCTTTCGAGTAAACAATTCATTTAGGGGATAGAAAGTAGACCTAGCAATGGCAATCAAAAGAAGGTtgcatacacccttcagaatagAATTTATGCACTCTACTAAGTTTTTCGTCATATGTCCCCAACGATGACCTCGTCGAATGCCAACACTCATCTCTGAATACGATCTCATCGCACCATTGAGTATATAGCTTACCCCGCTCTTTAAGCCTT is a window encoding:
- the LOC107636633 gene encoding uncharacterized protein LOC107636633, which encodes MNGDVAEVTNALANPHLFQEHSFMQSLDLEAMHTPKFFQYMNVAELPVVVDGEFTVGIEFNSRKAVTKAMKDYTIRRGVDYQVYESKPTTFYAKCTQYGTGCDWLIRVTKMQKKYCWEMQRYNGSHTCTRSIISQDHSKLDSKIVAEAIKPFVEVDSSIKVKSVIAEVQSKFNYTVSYRKAWLAKQKAMESIFRGWEASYEALPIWFEAMCHKEPSVVVHFETMPTYQGDDLVRDICVLHRVFWSYYPCIRAFRHYKPVVQVNVTHLYEKYKGCLLVAVSQNGNINIVPIAFAIVEGETSDDLSLIDTILSGQLLLVVMGLGLLLELSICFVSVILSQTSRGSSRHLTCRSLSSILEYQMCYQRLRKQGEAYTYWLDRIPHEQYALAFDGRYRWGHMTTNLVECINSVLKGERNFPVTALVKATFYRLNELFTRKRAEAEARINAGHVFSELLTYADNGATVMNSRLTEFCVDTYLLVVQTSGWIGKCTFMTYPRRTKFEERVAKGWPKMTYFLNEMDTCMLRGPRRCKQCGAEGHNHSRCRQSGGPSAGPAGE